A window of Verrucomicrobiia bacterium contains these coding sequences:
- a CDS encoding type II toxin-antitoxin system YafQ family toxin yields MRTFSRTSQFEEDVKHVSKRVKNLARLKAVMELLIAGRSLTVHLKDHPLRGEFAGSRDCHVEADCFSDQNVQPLNCREDSGLPENGGHPGPTRHS; encoded by the coding sequence GTGAGAACCTTCAGCCGCACCAGCCAGTTCGAGGAGGACGTCAAACATGTGTCCAAGCGGGTCAAGAACCTGGCGCGGCTCAAAGCGGTCATGGAATTGCTGATCGCAGGTCGTTCATTAACCGTGCATCTCAAGGATCACCCGCTACGGGGCGAATTTGCGGGAAGCCGGGACTGCCATGTCGAGGCGGATTGTTTCTCGGATCAAAACGTTCAACCTCTGAATTGCCGCGAAGATTCGGGCCTCCCGGAAAACGGGGGACATCCCGGCCCGACGAGACATTCTTAG